A window of Populus trichocarpa isolate Nisqually-1 chromosome 17, P.trichocarpa_v4.1, whole genome shotgun sequence genomic DNA:
ATGGAAATCTAACAACAAACAATGTATCTGTTTTTAACATTGATTGGTTTTGTGATGTCTTTACACAGGGATATATCGTGCACTTTTATTCCTTTCTGGGTTTTCATGTCTCGTAATTTTACTGATCTACAAATGGAGAAGAAGACATTTATTAATGTATGACAACATTGAAAAATTCTTGCAAAGCCATGAAAATGATCTCATGCCAATAAGATACTCTTATTCAGAGATCAAGAAGATAACAACTGGATTTAGAGACAAGTTGGGTGAAGGAGGCTTTGGCTTAGTATATAAAGGAAAGCTTCGTAGTGGTCGTTTTGCAGCGGTTAAAGTATTGGGCAAGTCAAAAGCCAATGGACAAGATTTTATCAACGAAGTTGCCACAATTGGAAGAATCCACCATGTCAATGTTGTGCAACTCATAGGCTTTACAGTTGAGGGATCGAAACGTGCTCTTATATATGAATTCATGCCTAATGGGTCTCTTGAAAAGTACATTTTTTCCAAGCAAGGTAGTGTCCCACTAAGCAATGAGAGAATATATGAGATTTCTCTTAGGGTGGCTCGTGGCATTGAATATCTACATCAAGGTTGTGATATGCAGATTTTGCATTTTGATATCAAGCCACACAACATTTTGCTTGATGAAAAATTTGTTCCAAAAATATCAGATTTTGGACTAGCAAAATTGTACCCAACATCTAATAACACTGTGCCCCTCACTGCCGCCAGAGGAACGATAGGATACATGGCTCCTgaactattttataaaaatattggagGTGTCTCTTACAAAGCAGATGTCTATAGTTTTAGGATGTTATTGATGGACATGGTAGGAAGAAGGAAGAACTTGAATGCATTGGCAAATCATTCAAGCCAAATTTACTTTCCTTCATGGGTTTATGAGCAAGTTAGTGCAGGCAATGACATAGAAGTACAAGAAAATACCACagaatatgaaaagaaaactaCAAAGAAGATGATTATTGTGGCATTATGGTGTATACAGCTAAAACCTAGTGATCGTCCCTCAATGCATAAAGTTGTAGAGATGCTTGAGTCAGATGTTGAATCCCTACAAATGCCTCCCAAGCCTTTTCTCACCCTACAACATATACCAGAAGATGATGATAGGGATAATCCAGCAAAGTTATCAGATCCACCAAATGATTGTATCGACTCTTCATATCAATTTGGTCGTTAATGATGAAAATACAACTatgtatttattaatattgataatagGTTCACTAAGGTATTAAACCTTATTGATTGTATCGATTTATTGGATATTGTTATCCATTTAGCTCCATGGAACTATTGGACTTGCTTGCAAGTTTGGTTATAAAATCTTCAATATTCTTTATTAGAGCTTCCACCTTCATCGAATGTCATTTTAACTAGTTCCTTCCACTTATCTTAATTCCTTCTAATCCCATTCCCCATCTATCTTTCCATGACTTCCCTTGTGCAcctttctatctcttttttagTCGTAATCTCTTTTTCATTTACCTTTACTCTAACTCCTACATGCCAAGCATCAATGATATACTTGGCATTTGTCGATTGATCAGTCCATTGTGGCACTGACATCATTGGCATtcatctatagttttttttaaaatcttttgtatagataaacttactttttaagatgaaaatatttttttcaaataatatttatgatatatacAACCTTGcataatttgttttcctttattttatccagacaatttaatgtgtgtgtgtctttttctattatagtttgattaaataaaaaaatatttgaataaataaaatttaacaaacagAATAGGGTAAATGTCTTGTATAAACACACacataaacacacacacacacacacacacacactaataaTGGGTTGAGGCTAAGCTGCGgttcaaattttttatgtataaggTGCGACAAGTATagtttaaagaaataaaagaaattaataacttATGTTATATCATTGAATGTGATTAAtatgttggttttattttaattagataataaaaaacaaataatttttttaaaaaaaaattcacaatatttAGGGAAAAATCTATGgaagaacaaaattgaattaaaaaaaaggaaaaaagactgGCCCAAGTCAATCCGAGATAGTGCAATAGACATGTAACCTATGTAATAAGAAGTGAGcaaactcaggttaacctgcaaaactcgtggtctaggtcatgagaccgagataacttgacgggcaaaaaaaaaaaaaaccacaaaggcaatgtaaaagaaaacaaaaaaaaccatttgttgaataataaaaccagaaaaaaaaataagtaaaaaagaatgttgactcgtgttaactttttaaactcgtAATCCAggtcattaaattaaaagcatcatacattaaaaaaataaagaagaataatCCCCTGCAAGAATAAAATGGgcaaaaaattaacaacacaAAAGGATctagaatttaaaacaaaatggtaattaaaataatgatggttaaaatcaaaataaaagataaattagagggcaactAAAAATTTCTGATTGGagtgttaaattgaaaaaacaataactcaaataaaaaggaaaaaaactaaaaataatgataaaattgaaaaacaaataatacaccataaacttggattgaattgtgaaattgaaaagcaataaaatgtttttaaaatggagtaagaaaaaaaattaaaaactaaaagaataaagattaaatataaaaaaattaatacatgataaattggaattgaaggactaaattgaaaagaaacataACTTCTACATTAAATCAAggacaaaagtaaaaaaaattaaaagaaacaagaccatagtaataatattaaaaaccaaaaaaactaatctGCAATTtacaaaggaaaagagagaggaaaaaaaaaaaaaacaaatcactcaACCACCACCGAACTGGGAGGAAAGGAACATCACGGCATATCCAATAACATGATGGAATGACAGGTTTGACTATCGAGAGACTCCGTAAGTGCATTctcttgcttttttaaaaataaaaaagctattgCCCTTTGTTTTAGCACTTGCCATGAGTCTCTTgaccctgtttatttttgtgtttcaaaagcgcttttaaaaaaaattaaaattttttatttttttccttgttttaaattaatattttttagtgtttttaaatcattttaatgcgcggatttcaaaaataattttttaaaaataaaaaaaatatattattttaatatatttctagataaaaatcactttaaaaaataaccacaaccatATTTCCAAACAGGCTAATCATAATTTCACCCTGTGAAGGCAGATATCATGTGGACGTTGTCTAAAGATG
This region includes:
- the LOC7484591 gene encoding LEAF RUST 10 DISEASE-RESISTANCE LOCUS RECEPTOR-LIKE PROTEIN KINASE-like 2.5 isoform X4, translated to MFSAILRHLFGAHVALLLLVTLSTHHSCSARKNINDCAPSSCGNIRNISYPFRLKTDPKGCGNQNFELDCENNVRPTLILNKVKYYVQAIRYSDFTIRLVDASVQKDDCFSLPHQLVDYRPYKFFSSIVDFPKLIFITCENQIPSPPDYILDTSSCINGNSTAYNSAFSSSVSSPRSINMEGHSYVMVGADLLDVPDLCLINLIYFLPRSLLPENKANMSYTDVHDILVDGFELSWFSFCCDSVKEHRCSYLDEATADKNSCGYSFYSNIMDDPIRVVTEFLADEVLTKLDIWLTFDQTKGKRYLEFGLVTKNGHYMTGTISSNLLSILTVLLITLLLLIGIYRALLFLSGFSCLVILLIYKWRRRHLLMYDNIEKFLQSHENDLMPIRYSYSEIKKITTGFRDKLGEGGFGLVYKGKLRSGRFAAVKVLGKSKANGQDFINEVATIGRIHHVNVVQLIGFTVEGSKRALIYEFMPNGSLEKYIFSKQGSVPLSNERIYEISLRVARGIEYLHQGCDMQILHFDIKPHNILLDEKFVPKISDFGLAKLYPTSNNTVPLTAARGTIGYMAPELFYKNIGGVSYKADVYSFRMLLMDMVGRRKNLNALANHSSQIYFPSWVYEQVSAGNDIEVQENTTEYEKKTTKKMIIVALWCIQLKPSDRPSMHKVVEMLESDVESLQMPPKPFLTLQHIPEDDDRDNPAKLSDPPNDCIDSSYQFGR
- the LOC7484591 gene encoding LEAF RUST 10 DISEASE-RESISTANCE LOCUS RECEPTOR-LIKE PROTEIN KINASE-like 2.5 isoform X1; protein product: MFSAILRHLFGAHVALLLLVTLSTHHSCSARKNINDCAPSSCGNIRNISYPFRLKTDPKGCGNQNFELDCENNVRPTLILNKVKYYVQAIRYSDFTIRLVDASVQKDDCFSLPHQLVDYRPYKFFSSIVDFPKLIFITCENQIPSPPDYILDTSSCINGNSTAYNSAFSSSVSSPRSINMEGHSYVMVGADLLDVPDLCLINLIYFLPRSLLPENKANMSYTDVHDILVDGFELSWFSFCCDSVKEHRCSYLDEATADKNSCGYSFYSNIMDDPIRVVTEFLADEVLTKLGRKTWYLQDIWLTFDQTKGKRYLEFGLVTKNGHYMTGTISSNLLSILTVLLITLLLLIGIYRALLFLSGFSCLVILLIYKWRRRHLLMYDNIEKFLQSHENDLMPIRYSYSEIKKITTGFRDKLGEGGFGLVYKGKLRSGRFAAVKVLGKSKANGQDFINEVATIGRIHHVNVVQLIGFTVEGSKRALIYEFMPNGSLEKYIFSKQGSVPLSNERIYEISLRVARGIEYLHQGCDMQILHFDIKPHNILLDEKFVPKISDFGLAKLYPTSNNTVPLTAARGTIGYMAPELFYKNIGGVSYKADVYSFRMLLMDMVGRRKNLNALANHSSQIYFPSWVYEQVSAGNDIEVQENTTEYEKKTTKKMIIVALWCIQLKPSDRPSMHKVVEMLESDVESLQMPPKPFLTLQHIPEDDDRDNPAKLSDPPNDCIDSSYQFGR